The segment ACCCAGATCGTCGTTAATCCCAGCGGCGGAGGCGAAGCTAAAGTTCGCCCGGTCCAGATACGCCAGACTGTAGGTGATAAACACGATGGGCATGATAAACCACCAGCGTTTTGGTGCGATTGTCTGCGTTTTCATAGGATTATCCTCAAGTGTAGCGGCGCGATGTATCGCGTGGTCCTCTGCGGTTGATGACCTTCACCCCGACCCTCTCCCATAAGGGAGAGGGGGGTTACCGCGACGGAATTAGTAATCGCCCAGCGTGGCGCGTGTTGGCAGTCCTTCGCTGTCGCCCGCCACCTGAATGGCCAGCGAACCAATTTTGTTGCCGCGCAGCATTGCCTGCGGCAGCGTTTTTCCTTCCAGCAGGGCGCTGATCAGACCGACGGCAAAACCGTCACCGGCACCCACGGTATCGACCACCTTGTCGACGCGAATCGGCGCCACCAGACCTTTGTCGCCTGCGGCGGTTTTGAACCAGGCACCATCGCTGCCGGTTTTGATCACCACCGCTCTCACCCCCTTATCGAGGTAGAAATCAGCGATGGCTTCCGGTTGACGGTAGCCGGTCAAAATCCGCCCCTCTTTCTCGCCCGGTAGCACCCAGTCGGCATATTCCGCCAACAGGTTCAGCTGCTTGCGCATCTCCTCTTCGCTGCGCCACAGCACCGGACGCAGGTTTGGATCGAACGAGATGGTTTTGCCGCGCGCGCGCATCTCTTTGGCGGCATGTTTGCAGAGCGCCAGCGAACTGTCGGAAATCGCGGCCGCAACGCCACTCAGATGCAGGTGGCGTGCGTTGCCGAAGTAATCGGCGTTGAAATCATCCGGTGACAGATGGCTGGCTGCGGAACCGCTGCGGAAATACTCCACTTCGGGATCGGAGCCATCTTCGACGCGCGATTTAAGCTGGAAACCGGTGCGGTAGCGGGCATCCGTGGTGACGCAGCGGTGATCCACGCCCTCTTTTTCCAGCTGTTGCCGGGTAAAACGGCCAAAGCTGTCATCACCGACGCGGCTGACCCAGCCGACCTGTAAGCCGAGGCGCGCCAGACCAATCGCCACGTTCAGCTCGGCACCGGCGATCCGTTTGATAAAGTGGTCAGCAGCGGCCAGATCGCCGGTCTGCTGCGCGATAAACATCGCCATCGCCTCGCCAATGGTCACGACATCAAGTTGGGTGGTCATCAGCAACTCCTTAACGGGCGCGCAGCAGGTCAACGTAATGGCGGGTTACCGCCAGCAGATCGTCGCCTTCCAGCGGGAATTCAATGCCGCGTGGCGCATCCGCAGGCAGAGCGTGCAGCAGGGCGCGCCAGTCTTCAGGGCTGTCATCCAGCGCGATAGCACGGAAGCTGTCGCGATGCGGTACCGCTGTTTTGACATGCACGTAGCCAACGTAATGGCTCAATTGCTGCGCGGCCAGACGTGCGTCTTCGCCGGTCCAGCGCCAGTTCGCCATATCAAACGTCATCTCCAGCGGCAGCGCCGCATCGCGCGCCTGATGGAAAAAGCGCTGCATCGGAGCCAGTTTGCAGTCGGTCGTTTGGTCGTTCTCCACCACCAGTTCGACGGGAGAAGCGGCCAGCACGGCGGCTAAGGCGGTGGTATGGAGATCGATAAAGTGACCGAGCGACAGTTTCAGCTGCTGCGCGCCAATCTGTTGTGCTTCGGACAGGAACTGCGCCAGATGCGGGTTCAGTGCGCCATCGGCCAGATACAGCGTTTCCGGCACTGAATAACAGGCGCTTAATCCCTGGCGGGTAATGGCTTGACCCAGAGCGGGAAGCTGCGATAAATCCTCCGCGCTGAACAGCTCGCGGCGAATCTCCACGCCATCCGCTCCCGCTTGTTTAATCAACGGCAGCAGGGCCGACTGACCACCAAGTTCTGCCACTTTGCTGCTGCCGTAAGCAGCGGTCACAACAATGATTTCTGGTTTCATCTCATCTCTCCGGGCACCCACGGCCTCCCAAACGTTATAAAAACGTTAGATGGAACCGGTTCCAAAGGGAAGATGCAGACGTTGGAAGTATGATCCTGCTCACGAAGTGAGCCATGAGTTGGGGGAGGCAAGATTCGTAGCGGCGCGATTTATCGCGCGGGGTTTACCCGGGATGGCTCAAAATTGCGCGATAAATCGCGCCGCTTCGATCAACCCAGCCGCTGGCTGGAGCCACGCACGATCAGCTCGCCGGAAAACACTTGTTCTGTGACGGGATGGGCATCGCCTTCAATACGCGCAATGACTTTTTCCAGCGCAGCATAACCGATTTGCCAGGTGGGTTGTTTGAGGGTGGTGATGCCGACGCCTGCCAGCGCGGCCCACTCCAGTTCATCGAAACCGAGCAGACCGATGGACTCGCCCCAGCTCAGGTTCAGCCGTTGCAACGCGCGCGCTACTTGCAGCGTTAGTGCGCCGTTAGCCGCCATCACCGCACAGCGTTTTCCAGCATGGCGCTGGTGGAAATCGCGCAGGGTGGCATCCATCTGCTCAGGTTGGTGCAGCGCAACTTCGGCGTTTTCCGCCTGTACCGCAGGTTGGGTTGCCACGGTGCTGAAGAACGACGCCAGACGCTCACGGCGGGTATTGACGCTGCCAAGCGGTTCGCTGAGGAACAACAGCGCTTCGTAGCCATTAGCCAGCAGATGTTTTGTCGCCAGTTGTGCCGCTTCCGGGTTATTCAGGCCCACCACATCACAGGCGAAATCAGGGATTTTACGGTCAATCAGCACCATCGGCAGCATCGACTGTTGCAGGCGTTTGAGGATGTCTTCGTGCATACCGACGGCGTTTACCACAATGCCTTCCACCTGGTAGCTGCTGAGCAGTTGCAGATAATGCTGCTCAAGATCCACTTCATTGTTGGTGTTGCACATCAGCAAGGTAAAACCGTGGGCGCGGCAGGCGGCTTCGATGCCGCTCAGCACATCAACAGAATAGGGATTGGTGATGTCGGCAATGATCAGGCCAATCAGGCGGGTACGGCCCCGCTTCAGCCCGCGTGCCATCTGGCTTGGGCGATAGTCGAGTTCGGCGATGGCGCGTTCGATACGCGCTTTGAGATCGGGCGACAGCAGATTTTGTTCGCCATTGAGGTAGCGTGAAATGCTGGTTTTACCGGTTTTTGCCGTGCGGGCAACATCGCTGATAGTCGCGCGGGGCGGCCTGGTCTTCATTGCATACACCTGGTTCAAAAGAAACAGGCGAAGACTACCACAGGAACGCCGCTCTGCAAGAATCGGCTAGTCAGAAGTGAGGTGCAGACGCGGTTGCCACAAGGTTTGTAGCTGATTGACCGGTGTCCCCTCCAGCAGTTGCAGCACCATCTCCGCCAGTTTTTCACCCACATGCTGTTGTGAGCATTGCAGGATGGCGTTGACCGGGTGGTCGATGATGGAATCATGCGGCAGCCCGTCGTAGACAAACAATCGGATCGCCTGTGGGCCGCTGAGCCGTCCGGCCTGTTGCAGCGCAATCGCGGCCCCTTCTCCCAGCGGGCTGCAATCGGTGATGATCGCCTGTGGCTGCTGTCCCTCAGCCAGCCAGGTCGCGGTTTGCTGATATCCGGCGCGGCGTGAAGGCGGTACGGTAGCCATCAACGGAACAGGCAACGGTTGATGTTGAGTAACGGTATCAAGGAAACCCCGGCGGCGATCGCGCACAAAGCTGCTGGGTTCATTACCCCCCAGCCACGCCAGGCGGGTTAATCCCGCGGCCAGGCAGTGATCGGTCGCCAGCTTTACCCCGGCGTAATTATCGTAATCAAACCAGGCATAAGGTTGCGCCAGTTGGCTGCGACCGAGTGACAGAAAGCGAAACCCCTTTTGTTGAAGCCGTTGCAGGCGAATGTCCTGCGGCATGGCATGGGTGACGATCAACGCATCAATGGCACCACTGCGCAGCATACGCAAGGTGCGT is part of the Pantoea phytobeneficialis genome and harbors:
- a CDS encoding sugar kinase — encoded protein: MTTQLDVVTIGEAMAMFIAQQTGDLAAADHFIKRIAGAELNVAIGLARLGLQVGWVSRVGDDSFGRFTRQQLEKEGVDHRCVTTDARYRTGFQLKSRVEDGSDPEVEYFRSGSAASHLSPDDFNADYFGNARHLHLSGVAAAISDSSLALCKHAAKEMRARGKTISFDPNLRPVLWRSEEEMRKQLNLLAEYADWVLPGEKEGRILTGYRQPEAIADFYLDKGVRAVVIKTGSDGAWFKTAAGDKGLVAPIRVDKVVDTVGAGDGFAVGLISALLEGKTLPQAMLRGNKIGSLAIQVAGDSEGLPTRATLGDY
- a CDS encoding sugar phosphate isomerase/epimerase family protein, coding for MKPEIIVVTAAYGSSKVAELGGQSALLPLIKQAGADGVEIRRELFSAEDLSQLPALGQAITRQGLSACYSVPETLYLADGALNPHLAQFLSEAQQIGAQQLKLSLGHFIDLHTTALAAVLAASPVELVVENDQTTDCKLAPMQRFFHQARDAALPLEMTFDMANWRWTGEDARLAAQQLSHYVGYVHVKTAVPHRDSFRAIALDDSPEDWRALLHALPADAPRGIEFPLEGDDLLAVTRHYVDLLRAR
- a CDS encoding LacI family DNA-binding transcriptional regulator, encoding MKTRPPRATISDVARTAKTGKTSISRYLNGEQNLLSPDLKARIERAIAELDYRPSQMARGLKRGRTRLIGLIIADITNPYSVDVLSGIEAACRAHGFTLLMCNTNNEVDLEQHYLQLLSSYQVEGIVVNAVGMHEDILKRLQQSMLPMVLIDRKIPDFACDVVGLNNPEAAQLATKHLLANGYEALLFLSEPLGSVNTRRERLASFFSTVATQPAVQAENAEVALHQPEQMDATLRDFHQRHAGKRCAVMAANGALTLQVARALQRLNLSWGESIGLLGFDELEWAALAGVGITTLKQPTWQIGYAALEKVIARIEGDAHPVTEQVFSGELIVRGSSQRLG
- a CDS encoding LacI family DNA-binding transcriptional regulator — translated: MSLKAIASVLGLSVTTVSRALNGYDDVAEVTRKRIEEEASRRGYLPNAAARRLKTGRANTVGLVFPDSSLPLSDSHFIELLQTLDQRLARDEIDLLMLADKPQDQQRTLRMLRSGAIDALIVTHAMPQDIRLQRLQQKGFRFLSLGRSQLAQPYAWFDYDNYAGVKLATDHCLAAGLTRLAWLGGNEPSSFVRDRRRGFLDTVTQHQPLPVPLMATVPPSRRAGYQQTATWLAEGQQPQAIITDCSPLGEGAAIALQQAGRLSGPQAIRLFVYDGLPHDSIIDHPVNAILQCSQQHVGEKLAEMVLQLLEGTPVNQLQTLWQPRLHLTSD